In Actinomycetes bacterium, a single window of DNA contains:
- a CDS encoding RpiB/LacA/LacB family sugar-phosphate isomerase, with protein MRIAFGTDEMTTTSEASVAWLRDNGHVVDVLDGTPEWPEVGRAVGQAVAGGSADFGVVCCWTGTGVSIAANKVPGVRAALCTDADTAAGSRRWNDANVLAIGLRLTSPTVATEMLETFLASDPDPSEFDAVGRVEAG; from the coding sequence ATGCGCATTGCATTCGGAACCGACGAGATGACGACGACGAGCGAGGCTTCGGTTGCCTGGCTGCGCGACAACGGCCACGTGGTGGATGTGCTTGACGGCACCCCGGAGTGGCCCGAGGTGGGGCGGGCGGTCGGTCAGGCCGTGGCCGGGGGTTCGGCGGACTTCGGCGTTGTTTGTTGCTGGACAGGCACCGGCGTGTCGATTGCTGCCAACAAGGTGCCGGGAGTGCGCGCAGCGCTGTGCACGGACGCCGATACCGCTGCCGGGTCCCGCCGCTGGAACGATGCGAACGTGCTCGCCATCGGCCTGCGACTCACCTCGCCGACGGTTGCGACGGAGATGCTGGAGACGTTCCTGGCTTCGGATCCCGACCCGTCGGAGTTCGACGCGGTCGGTCGTGTCGAGGCCGGCTAG
- a CDS encoding VOC family protein, with translation MKVKRLNHAVLRVSDVPRAQEFWTSALGMVEAG, from the coding sequence ATGAAAGTCAAGCGTCTCAACCATGCGGTGCTGCGGGTCAGCGATGTGCCCCGCGCACAGGAATTCTGGACCTCTGCGCTGGGCATGGTCGAGGCCGGCTAG
- a CDS encoding EamA family transporter, producing MYLGASLAVSLFDHIEPGGVAWWRLVGASLILLAVRRPWRRSWTGRRLIDSALFGIALAAMNTLFYMSIGELPLGTAVAIEFIGPITVGAIGARTRRAWVSLTLGAAGVMLLAGIQFSGSAVGVLFALAAAACWALYIPLGARVARNGDGVDGLAVGTAIGTVVLAPLLWEWSSAALDNWWWLASALAVGVLSNAVPYGLDQIVLRRVSTHQFAVLLAILPAAATVIGAVVLAQAPSAAELAGIGLVVAAVAIRE from the coding sequence CTGTACCTGGGCGCCTCGCTGGCGGTCAGCCTCTTCGACCACATCGAGCCCGGTGGCGTGGCGTGGTGGCGACTGGTCGGGGCATCACTGATCCTGCTTGCGGTCCGGCGGCCATGGCGACGCAGTTGGACCGGGCGGCGCCTCATCGACTCGGCGCTGTTCGGCATCGCGCTGGCGGCGATGAACACGCTGTTCTACATGTCGATCGGCGAACTTCCGCTCGGCACCGCGGTTGCGATCGAGTTCATCGGCCCGATCACCGTGGGGGCCATCGGTGCGCGCACCCGGCGTGCCTGGGTGTCGCTCACTCTCGGCGCTGCCGGCGTGATGCTGCTGGCCGGAATCCAGTTCTCGGGCTCGGCGGTCGGCGTGCTCTTCGCACTGGCCGCAGCGGCCTGTTGGGCGCTGTACATACCCCTGGGCGCCCGAGTGGCCCGCAACGGCGACGGTGTGGACGGACTGGCGGTCGGGACCGCCATCGGCACGGTGGTCCTGGCCCCCCTGCTGTGGGAGTGGTCGTCGGCCGCGTTGGACAACTGGTGGTGGCTGGCCAGCGCACTGGCGGTCGGCGTGCTGTCCAACGCGGTGCCCTACGGCCTCGACCAGATCGTGCTGAGGCGCGTGAGCACCCACCAGTTCGCCGTGCTGCTCGCGATCCTGCCAGCCGCGGCGACCGTCATCGGCGCGGTGGTGCTCGCACAGGCCCCGAGCGCAGCCGAGCTGGCCGGCATCGGCCTCGTCGTAGCCGCAGTGGCCATCAGGGAATGA
- a CDS encoding AMP-binding protein, with protein MGDYGFWRLAEREPDTTALIMHDGRSMTRGELLARSNQLVHGLRTQGVEAGDSVVVVQPNDIPMVEVYLAAMQAGVRITPINHHLVGPEIAYIVDDTEAKVAVVHERFADPVDVARKESSLADDRWFAVGDIDGFRSWTELTEGQPTDAPQGRTAGQATHYTSGTTGRPKGVRRAMFEIDPNDMAEMMTGLQGMFGIVPEDGNVHICGSPLYHTAPLMWFGSALHMGHPAILMDRWDSERFMELVDEHAVTWSHMVPAQFHRILGSIPAENRGRYDVSSLRAMVHAAAPCPADVKRQMIDWWGDAIWEYYAATEGGGTSISAAEWTKKPGSVGLPWPGAEIRVLDDDHNDVPTGEEGTVYMSLALADFEYKGDRDKTESNRVDGFFTVGDWGLLDDDGYLFLKDRRSDLILSGGVNVYPAEIEAALLAIPTVGDAAVFGIPNEEWGQEIKAVVQPRELSVLGSDAARDELRSGIMEALAESLAKFKHPRSIDLTEQMPRDPSGKLFKRKLRDPYWEGHDG; from the coding sequence ATGGGTGACTACGGATTCTGGCGACTCGCCGAGCGCGAACCGGATACCACCGCGCTGATCATGCACGACGGCCGCAGCATGACCCGCGGCGAATTGCTGGCCCGCTCCAACCAGCTCGTGCACGGGCTGCGCACCCAGGGTGTGGAGGCCGGCGACTCGGTCGTGGTCGTACAGCCCAACGACATCCCCATGGTCGAGGTCTACCTCGCAGCAATGCAGGCCGGGGTCCGCATCACCCCGATCAACCACCACCTCGTCGGCCCCGAGATCGCCTACATCGTCGACGACACAGAGGCGAAGGTGGCAGTCGTGCATGAGCGCTTCGCCGACCCGGTCGACGTTGCACGCAAGGAATCATCGCTCGCAGACGACCGATGGTTCGCCGTCGGCGACATCGACGGGTTCAGGTCGTGGACTGAGCTGACCGAAGGCCAACCGACCGATGCACCGCAGGGCCGCACCGCCGGGCAGGCCACCCACTACACCTCTGGCACCACAGGCCGGCCCAAGGGTGTGCGCCGGGCGATGTTCGAGATCGACCCCAACGACATGGCCGAGATGATGACGGGCCTGCAGGGCATGTTCGGGATAGTGCCCGAGGACGGCAACGTGCACATCTGCGGCTCGCCGCTGTACCACACGGCTCCCCTCATGTGGTTCGGCAGCGCCTTGCACATGGGTCACCCCGCCATCCTCATGGACCGCTGGGACTCGGAACGATTCATGGAACTCGTCGACGAACACGCGGTGACGTGGTCACACATGGTTCCCGCCCAGTTCCACCGAATCCTGGGATCGATCCCTGCGGAGAATCGGGGGCGCTACGACGTCTCGAGCCTGCGGGCGATGGTTCATGCGGCTGCACCCTGCCCCGCAGACGTGAAGCGCCAGATGATCGACTGGTGGGGCGACGCGATCTGGGAGTACTACGCCGCGACCGAGGGGGGCGGCACCTCGATCTCGGCTGCAGAGTGGACGAAGAAGCCGGGTTCGGTGGGGTTGCCATGGCCGGGAGCAGAGATCCGCGTGCTCGACGACGACCACAACGACGTGCCCACCGGCGAGGAAGGAACCGTGTACATGAGCCTCGCCCTCGCCGACTTCGAGTACAAGGGCGACAGGGACAAGACCGAGTCCAACCGTGTGGACGGGTTCTTCACCGTGGGTGACTGGGGCCTGCTCGACGACGACGGCTACCTGTTCCTCAAGGACCGACGCAGTGACCTGATCCTGTCCGGCGGGGTCAACGTCTACCCCGCCGAGATCGAGGCTGCGCTCCTGGCGATCCCGACAGTTGGCGACGCCGCCGTGTTCGGCATCCCCAACGAGGAGTGGGGCCAGGAGATCAAGGCCGTCGTGCAGCCACGCGAGTTGTCGGTCCTGGGCAGCGACGCTGCGCGGGACGAACTGCGCTCCGGGATCATGGAAGCGCTCGCCGAGTCGCTGGCGAAATTCAAGCACCCGCGCTCGATCGACCTGACCGAGCAAATGCCGCGCGACCCGTCGGGCAAGCTGTTCAAGCGCAAACTGCGCGACCCGTACTGGGAGGGTCACGACGGCTGA
- a CDS encoding phosphatase PAP2 family protein, with protein sequence MEAGTESDLRRLGRNAAWTSAGSAVALALLWAVFVEAGWGQSVDDMVLESRRVTDLTAIARNASSLGLITNSSLALGCLALLVVAAACVVGAATVTTEVLKKLVIDRPALIHESAGISGNSFPSGHTTISTALALAVLLVVPVRWRKVAGVVGALWITFQATGVVATGWHRPSDAVAGYAVSLGWAAFAVAALARLGRADRATEGDEDPRSAWALILFALLMVGLVTSVLVGGASPFNLGGLSFVLASALIDALGIGIVVGFLWLVRGWSLGRPPASGTGQSARSVGFRHQGDRKWSQE encoded by the coding sequence GTGGAGGCAGGAACAGAGAGTGACCTGAGGCGCCTCGGGCGCAATGCGGCCTGGACCAGTGCCGGCTCTGCGGTCGCGCTGGCGCTGCTGTGGGCCGTGTTCGTGGAGGCCGGATGGGGCCAGTCGGTGGACGACATGGTGCTCGAATCGCGTCGGGTGACGGACCTGACCGCAATCGCGCGCAACGCCTCGAGCCTCGGCCTGATCACCAACAGCTCGCTGGCCCTCGGTTGCCTGGCGCTGCTGGTGGTGGCTGCGGCTTGTGTGGTGGGTGCAGCAACGGTGACCACCGAGGTTCTCAAGAAGCTCGTGATCGACCGCCCGGCGTTGATCCACGAGAGTGCCGGGATATCCGGGAACTCGTTTCCGTCGGGCCACACCACCATCTCGACGGCCTTGGCGCTCGCGGTGCTCCTGGTCGTGCCCGTCCGATGGCGCAAGGTGGCTGGTGTGGTCGGCGCGTTGTGGATCACCTTCCAGGCGACGGGAGTCGTTGCGACAGGGTGGCACCGCCCGAGCGATGCCGTTGCCGGCTACGCCGTGTCCCTCGGTTGGGCGGCGTTCGCCGTGGCCGCGCTGGCCCGGCTCGGCCGCGCGGACAGGGCAACCGAGGGGGACGAGGACCCGAGGAGCGCATGGGCGCTGATCCTGTTCGCACTCCTCATGGTCGGGCTCGTGACCTCGGTCCTTGTCGGTGGCGCGAGCCCGTTCAACCTCGGCGGACTCAGTTTCGTGCTCGCTTCGGCGCTGATCGACGCGCTTGGCATCGGAATCGTGGTCGGCTTCCTGTGGTTGGTGCGCGGCTGGTCGCTCGGACGCCCGCCGGCGTCCGGGACCGGCCAATCGGCCCGGTCCGTCGGTTTCCGCCACCAAGGCGATAGAAAATGGAGTCAGGAGTAG
- a CDS encoding serine protease: protein MSRTYRTLAVLFATLALLGAACTSDSESDGGDGGDGGSGAVSSVEDAKGAVVQIEAAGEFRDPEVGVVSGGGTGSGFIIDPSGIIVTNNHVVTGAGSLKVHVGGEKTDIAAEVLGVSECNDLAVIKLDDEGPWPYLQISDTAPEPPLDVYALGFPLGDPEYTATKGVVSKASADGESSWASVASVIEHDANIQPGNSGGPLVDDNGMVVGVNYSSFSNAETTTQQFYAINADLAGDVVETLKEGDELSIGVNGTAVLDEESGIAGVWVNAVDAGGPAKKAGVQPGDIITNLNGVALASGTMEEYCDVLRSSSEGDVVSMRVLRFDTEEILEGEINGEELTTAQSFAAELGDQVQNTGGSDVLPADAFVEIVDDTDRIATRIPGEWEISTSPQDLLELGTAQPTVVAAPSIDAFNGNAGPGVQIIAVDGVTPDVATLTGALDALVEGSGCAEQNREDYEDSVLSGPAAVLDCGGGVVGVALVAATNQNPDAAVVFAGQASTDGDLDVLDTALAALVVR from the coding sequence ATGTCCCGCACGTACCGCACGCTCGCAGTGCTCTTCGCAACCCTGGCCCTGCTGGGTGCCGCATGCACCAGTGACAGCGAGTCCGACGGCGGAGATGGAGGTGACGGCGGTTCCGGTGCGGTGTCCTCTGTGGAGGACGCCAAGGGCGCGGTGGTGCAGATCGAAGCGGCGGGCGAGTTCCGTGACCCCGAGGTCGGTGTCGTTTCGGGAGGTGGCACCGGATCGGGGTTCATCATCGACCCGTCGGGGATCATCGTCACCAACAACCACGTGGTCACCGGAGCCGGTTCGCTCAAGGTGCACGTGGGCGGCGAGAAGACCGATATCGCCGCCGAGGTGCTGGGCGTGTCGGAGTGCAACGACCTGGCGGTCATCAAGCTGGACGACGAGGGCCCCTGGCCATACCTGCAGATCTCCGACACGGCACCCGAGCCTCCTCTCGACGTGTACGCGCTCGGCTTCCCGCTGGGTGATCCCGAGTACACCGCCACCAAGGGAGTTGTTTCGAAGGCCAGCGCGGACGGCGAGTCCAGCTGGGCCTCGGTCGCGAGCGTGATCGAGCACGACGCCAACATCCAGCCCGGCAACTCGGGTGGGCCGCTGGTGGACGACAACGGCATGGTCGTCGGCGTCAACTACTCGAGCTTCTCCAACGCCGAGACCACCACCCAACAGTTCTACGCGATCAACGCCGATCTGGCCGGCGACGTGGTCGAGACGCTCAAGGAGGGAGACGAGCTCTCCATCGGAGTGAACGGCACCGCGGTCCTCGACGAGGAGAGCGGAATCGCGGGCGTGTGGGTCAACGCAGTCGACGCAGGTGGCCCCGCCAAGAAGGCCGGTGTGCAGCCCGGTGACATCATCACCAACCTCAACGGTGTGGCGCTCGCCAGCGGCACCATGGAGGAGTACTGCGACGTGCTTCGCTCCTCATCGGAAGGGGACGTGGTCTCGATGCGGGTGCTGCGCTTCGACACCGAGGAGATCCTCGAGGGCGAGATCAACGGCGAGGAGCTCACCACGGCCCAGTCCTTCGCCGCCGAACTCGGTGACCAGGTCCAGAACACCGGCGGCAGCGATGTGCTCCCCGCCGATGCCTTCGTCGAGATCGTGGACGACACCGACCGAATCGCCACGAGGATCCCTGGTGAGTGGGAGATCAGCACCTCCCCCCAGGACCTGCTGGAGCTTGGAACCGCCCAGCCGACGGTGGTCGCGGCTCCTTCCATAGACGCCTTCAACGGCAACGCCGGACCGGGTGTCCAGATCATCGCCGTGGACGGGGTCACACCCGACGTGGCAACGCTGACGGGTGCACTGGATGCCCTCGTCGAGGGATCGGGTTGTGCTGAGCAGAACCGGGAGGACTACGAGGACTCCGTGCTCTCCGGGCCTGCTGCGGTTCTCGACTGCGGTGGTGGCGTGGTCGGCGTCGCCCTGGTGGCCGCCACCAACCAGAACCCGGATGCTGCCGTGGTGTTCGCCGGCCAGGCCAGCACAGACGGCGACCTCGACGTGCTGGACACGGCCCTGGCTGCCTTGGTCGTGCGCTGA
- a CDS encoding VWA domain-containing protein, with protein sequence MAADDELEEAEAARDAVAEAGRRTASRRELSRHESFEEVSPEVGILDEDAFDEAFDEDPDEALAMLADLVGATDRRLADLARQLAARIMVTFARAGSPRRGIGRLRSAPLVANEGDLDLDRSMDALAAARFGAAADPNDLRVTTWDRPATAVCLLVDRSGSMAGDRLAAAAVAAASVAYRAPQDCSVVCFSDRSIVVKAQDETRAVEEVVSDVLTLRGFGITDVGLALRTAARQLGRSTAGRRVAVLLSDCRATTGGDPLPHAAGIDELVVIAPEGDSADAEALANSLRVRWTTLAGPSDVPGAFERLLGR encoded by the coding sequence ATGGCCGCCGACGACGAGCTGGAAGAGGCCGAAGCCGCCCGTGATGCAGTGGCCGAGGCCGGTCGACGCACAGCCTCGCGGCGCGAGCTGTCGCGCCACGAGAGCTTCGAGGAGGTGAGCCCCGAGGTGGGCATTCTCGACGAGGACGCATTCGACGAAGCCTTCGACGAGGACCCCGACGAAGCACTCGCGATGCTGGCTGACCTTGTCGGGGCCACCGACCGGCGGCTCGCCGACCTGGCCCGACAGCTAGCGGCGCGGATCATGGTCACGTTCGCCCGCGCCGGATCGCCCCGTCGCGGAATCGGTCGGCTGCGCTCGGCACCTCTTGTGGCCAACGAGGGGGACCTCGACCTCGACCGGTCGATGGACGCGCTCGCAGCAGCGCGCTTCGGTGCTGCAGCCGACCCGAACGACCTGCGGGTCACCACATGGGACCGGCCGGCGACCGCTGTTTGCCTGCTGGTCGACCGGTCGGGCTCGATGGCCGGCGACCGGCTCGCCGCTGCCGCAGTGGCTGCGGCATCGGTCGCCTACAGAGCGCCACAGGACTGCTCAGTGGTGTGCTTCAGCGACCGGTCCATCGTGGTCAAGGCACAGGACGAGACACGCGCCGTGGAAGAGGTCGTGTCAGACGTGCTGACCCTGAGGGGATTCGGCATCACCGACGTCGGCCTGGCCTTGCGAACCGCGGCCCGTCAGTTGGGGCGTTCCACTGCGGGGCGGCGCGTGGCTGTGCTGCTGTCCGACTGCAGGGCCACCACCGGGGGCGATCCGCTCCCCCATGCCGCCGGTATCGACGAGCTCGTGGTGATCGCCCCCGAGGGCGACTCAGCCGATGCCGAGGCGCTGGCCAACTCGCTGAGGGTTCGGTGGACGACCCTGGCGGGACCGTCGGACGTGCCGGGGGCGTTCGAGCGCCTGCTTGGCCGCTGA
- a CDS encoding MoxR family ATPase, with translation MSTRATRTCETARTSVASSSSDAAAPDPVDPTEPAFGPELLSRLTTEVVGRRRELESVVAALAAGRHLLLEGPPGTGKSTVLRAIAAEARIGFEFVEGNAELTPARLVGTFDPAAVLSEGYVPDVFVDGPLISALRDGSLLYVEEINRVPEETLNVLITVMSEGELHVPRLGRVCAAPGFRLVAAMNPFDAVGTARIASAVYDRCCRLAMDYQSGDEEREIVASALPAGSPVADAQLAATVAMVRDSREHPDVRTGSSVRGAIDHALLSTELATLRGSTADDATVTLDAALLALSGRLRIREGCNRSAEEIVEELWQLHFAPAEAGNGPPEDPGKA, from the coding sequence ATGTCAACCAGGGCTACCAGGACCTGCGAGACGGCAAGAACATCCGTGGCGTCCTCGAGTTCTGACGCTGCCGCTCCCGACCCGGTAGATCCAACCGAACCGGCCTTCGGGCCGGAACTGCTGAGCCGCCTCACGACAGAAGTCGTGGGGCGGCGCCGCGAACTGGAGTCCGTGGTCGCCGCGCTGGCGGCAGGCCGCCACCTACTGCTCGAAGGGCCGCCGGGCACCGGCAAGTCGACAGTGCTGCGTGCGATCGCAGCTGAAGCACGCATCGGCTTCGAATTCGTTGAGGGAAACGCCGAGCTCACGCCTGCCCGGCTGGTCGGCACATTCGACCCGGCGGCGGTCCTCAGCGAGGGATACGTGCCCGATGTGTTCGTCGACGGCCCCCTCATCTCGGCGCTGCGCGACGGTTCGCTGCTGTATGTCGAGGAGATCAACCGGGTGCCCGAGGAGACCCTCAACGTGCTCATCACGGTGATGAGCGAGGGCGAACTGCACGTGCCGCGCCTCGGCCGCGTCTGCGCGGCGCCGGGGTTCCGGCTGGTTGCCGCGATGAACCCGTTCGACGCAGTGGGCACCGCCCGCATCGCCTCTGCCGTGTACGACAGGTGCTGCCGCCTGGCGATGGACTACCAGTCAGGCGACGAGGAGCGCGAGATCGTCGCCTCGGCCCTGCCCGCCGGCTCGCCCGTGGCCGATGCCCAACTCGCTGCGACCGTTGCGATGGTGCGCGACAGCCGCGAGCACCCCGACGTGCGCACGGGATCCTCGGTACGCGGCGCCATCGACCACGCACTGTTGAGCACCGAGCTCGCGACACTGCGCGGCTCCACGGCCGATGACGCGACGGTGACCCTGGATGCGGCACTCCTGGCCCTGTCGGGGCGGCTGCGGATCCGCGAGGGGTGCAACCGCTCAGCGGAGGAGATCGTCGAGGAGTTGTGGCAGCTTCACTTCGCCCCCGCGGAGGCCGGGAACGGCCCGCCGGAGGATCCGGGAAAAGCCTGA
- a CDS encoding NDMA-dependent alcohol dehydrogenase translates to MPTKTRAAVLWGHQQDWKVEDMTIDDPGPGEVLIDTAYAGMCHSDEHVVTGDMPVPFWPFIGGHEGSGIVKQVGEGVTAVAPGDHVSMSFIPACGRCKWCSTGQQNICDEGAKLFDLQMMTRTEGSSSHKIGEHEAARFAQLGTFSENLLLSETSVVKVEPDLPLEVVALVSCGVATGVGSAVHRAEVKPGDNVAVIGIGGVGINAVQGAAISGAKRVIAIDPVEFKREKAMEMGATHTYSSIDEALIAVPDLTWGDMCDSAILTPGVVTGEMVEPAMNLVSKGGTLVITALAGMMESDVSLNLFMLAMMNKSIKGTVFGSGNPRADIPQLLSMYREGVLKLDELITNRYKLDDVNQGYQDLRDGKNIRGVLEF, encoded by the coding sequence ATGCCGACCAAGACCCGAGCAGCCGTCCTGTGGGGCCACCAGCAGGACTGGAAGGTCGAGGACATGACGATCGACGATCCGGGCCCGGGCGAGGTCCTGATCGACACCGCCTATGCCGGCATGTGCCACTCGGACGAGCACGTCGTCACCGGAGACATGCCGGTGCCCTTCTGGCCGTTCATCGGTGGCCACGAGGGATCCGGCATCGTGAAGCAGGTCGGCGAGGGTGTCACCGCGGTCGCTCCCGGCGATCACGTGTCGATGTCGTTCATCCCTGCATGTGGCCGCTGCAAGTGGTGCTCGACCGGCCAGCAGAACATCTGCGACGAGGGCGCCAAGCTGTTCGACCTGCAGATGATGACCCGCACCGAGGGCTCGAGCTCCCACAAGATCGGCGAGCACGAGGCCGCCCGCTTCGCGCAGCTCGGCACTTTCTCGGAGAACCTGCTGCTGTCGGAGACCTCCGTTGTGAAGGTGGAGCCCGACCTGCCCCTCGAGGTCGTGGCACTCGTGAGCTGCGGCGTCGCCACCGGCGTCGGCTCCGCCGTGCACAGAGCCGAGGTGAAGCCCGGCGACAACGTGGCGGTGATCGGAATCGGCGGCGTCGGCATCAACGCGGTTCAGGGCGCGGCAATCTCCGGTGCCAAGCGTGTCATCGCCATCGACCCGGTGGAGTTCAAGCGCGAGAAGGCAATGGAGATGGGCGCCACCCACACGTACTCCTCGATCGACGAGGCCCTCATCGCCGTGCCCGACCTCACCTGGGGCGACATGTGCGACTCCGCCATCCTCACGCCCGGCGTGGTCACGGGCGAGATGGTCGAGCCGGCGATGAACCTCGTGTCCAAGGGCGGCACGCTCGTCATCACCGCACTTGCCGGGATGATGGAGAGCGACGTGTCGCTCAACCTGTTCATGCTCGCCATGATGAACAAGTCCATCAAGGGCACCGTGTTCGGCTCCGGCAACCCCCGCGCCGACATCCCCCAGCTGCTCTCGATGTACCGCGAGGGAGTGCTCAAGCTCGATGAGCTGATCACCAACCGCTACAAGCTCGACGATGTCAACCAGGGCTACCAGGACCTGCGAGACGGCAAGAACATCCGTGGCGTCCTCGAGTTCTGA
- a CDS encoding amidohydrolase: protein MSSAPSAPEDHYTLISADCHAGGNHEQYREYLDPEWRQAFDDWRGDYRNPFSDLGDERKLRNWDDELRIRQQEADGVVGEVVFPNTVPPFFPSFVLFAGPPKPEDYDQRRAGVQAHNRWMVDWCARYPDQRAGIGQIFCNDVDDAIEDARWIAEAGLRGGVLLPNVPPDCTWVKPLHDPCYEPLWSELEELGLPVNVHGGTGLPNYGRYPHSMVLYLTEVQFYAQRPFAHLLLSGVFERHPNLKFVMTESGAEWLPPMLERLDATLETIRSTGATGELRFPPEAVLPRSASDYVAQNVWLGVSMPGPADLEARKVLGEGRWMWGSDYPHDEGTAPFSRQGLRAMMHDMDPGEVHKLVAVNAAELYGFDLDALAPLAAKIGPTVAEIREPLGDLPADANDALRKAAREPSAVSG from the coding sequence ATGTCATCCGCGCCAAGCGCACCAGAGGACCACTACACACTGATCTCTGCCGACTGCCATGCCGGCGGCAACCACGAGCAGTACCGCGAGTACCTCGACCCCGAGTGGCGCCAGGCCTTCGATGACTGGCGAGGCGACTACAGGAATCCGTTCTCGGACCTGGGCGACGAACGCAAGCTCCGCAACTGGGATGACGAACTGCGAATCCGCCAACAGGAGGCCGATGGGGTGGTCGGCGAGGTGGTGTTCCCAAATACGGTGCCGCCGTTCTTCCCGAGCTTCGTGCTGTTCGCCGGACCGCCAAAGCCCGAGGACTACGACCAGCGCCGCGCCGGGGTCCAGGCCCACAACCGCTGGATGGTCGACTGGTGTGCCCGCTACCCGGACCAGCGCGCCGGGATCGGGCAGATCTTCTGCAACGACGTCGACGACGCAATCGAGGACGCCCGCTGGATCGCAGAGGCCGGCCTGCGCGGCGGCGTGCTGCTGCCCAACGTCCCGCCGGACTGCACGTGGGTCAAGCCGCTGCACGACCCTTGCTATGAACCGCTGTGGTCGGAGCTCGAAGAGCTCGGTCTGCCGGTGAACGTGCACGGTGGCACCGGCCTGCCCAACTACGGCCGCTACCCCCACTCGATGGTTCTGTACCTCACCGAAGTGCAGTTCTACGCCCAGCGACCGTTCGCACACTTGCTGCTCTCAGGCGTGTTCGAACGGCATCCGAACCTGAAGTTCGTGATGACCGAGTCGGGCGCCGAATGGCTGCCGCCGATGCTCGAGCGCCTCGACGCGACACTCGAGACGATCCGCAGCACCGGCGCCACGGGTGAGCTGCGCTTCCCGCCGGAAGCGGTACTGCCGCGCTCGGCTTCGGACTACGTCGCGCAGAATGTCTGGCTCGGTGTGTCCATGCCCGGCCCGGCCGACCTCGAGGCGCGCAAGGTGCTCGGCGAAGGCCGCTGGATGTGGGGATCCGACTACCCCCACGACGAGGGCACGGCGCCGTTCAGCCGGCAAGGGCTGCGGGCGATGATGCACGACATGGACCCGGGTGAGGTGCACAAGCTCGTCGCGGTCAACGCAGCCGAGCTCTACGGGTTCGACCTCGACGCCCTGGCGCCCCTGGCCGCGAAGATCGGCCCCACTGTCGCCGAGATCCGCGAACCGCTGGGCGACCTGCCCGCTGACGCCAACGACGCCCTGCGCAAGGCAGCCCGGGAGCCCTCCGCCGTCTCCGGCTGA
- the mftA gene encoding mycofactocin precursor (Mycofactocin is a small molecule electron carrier derived from the final two amino acids, Val-Tyr, of MftA, the mycofactocin precursor. It plays a role in redox homeostasis and the metabolism of alcohols and aldehydes in Actinobacteria, including Mycobacterium tuberculosis.): MNLHNTAAVDRDPTAAIGDDTATGKADEERTVEDESMVTEELLVEEVSIDGMCGVY; encoded by the coding sequence ATGAACCTGCACAACACCGCCGCGGTCGACCGCGACCCCACTGCCGCCATTGGTGACGACACCGCGACCGGCAAGGCCGACGAAGAGCGCACCGTCGAAGACGAGTCCATGGTGACCGAGGAACTCCTGGTCGAAGAGGTCTCGATCGACGGCATGTGCGGGGTCTACTGA
- the mftB gene encoding mycofactocin biosynthesis chaperone MftB (MftB, a small protein, is a peptide chaperone that assists the radical SAM enzyme MftC in performing two modifications to the C-terminal Val-Tyr dipeptide of the mycofactocin precursor peptide, MftA. MftB's role is analogous to the role of PqqD in the biosynthesis of PQQ, a cofactor that derives entirely from a Tyr and a Glu in the precursor PqqA.): MDLDAPYRLDSQVSLRPEDFGALAYHFGNRKLSFVKHPDLLRVLELLDSESTLAEALVAAGVDESRWPSFVAALETLEASEMVRVRTT, from the coding sequence GTGGACCTCGACGCCCCGTACCGCCTCGACTCACAGGTGAGCCTGCGGCCCGAGGACTTCGGGGCGCTCGCCTACCACTTCGGCAACCGCAAGCTCAGCTTCGTGAAGCACCCCGACCTGCTGCGCGTGCTCGAACTGCTCGACAGCGAGTCGACGCTCGCCGAAGCACTCGTAGCAGCCGGGGTCGACGAGAGCCGCTGGCCGTCGTTCGTTGCCGCACTGGAAACGCTCGAAGCGTCGGAGATGGTACGTGTCCGCACCACCTGA